Proteins encoded in a region of the Candidatus Scalindua japonica genome:
- a CDS encoding glycosyltransferase family 4 protein, which produces MKVKSQVCYFGTYEETYSRNQIMIKTLKRMGHEVKECHISLWGDKIDKTRTFVGVASKIQFVLRLMSIYPRLFIKYLFIGHHDIIFVGYFGHLDIFFIKLFSIFNKKKIVFDTFLSLYDTMVCDREMLKVGSFSARVVYSLDKYSCKLADVVILDTYAHIDYFNNTFGTPREKMARIFAGADTEIFSPGVQRKQNGKFNVLFMGKYTPLHGIEFIVKAAEIMKDDTGIQFTFIGKGQLYQKIRGMVVDAQLDNIHFIEWVKYEELPQYIANTDVCLGIFSDSLKASRVIPNKVFQYMAMGKAIITARTPGIVEGLKNGENALLCNPADPQDLSRAIIRLKEDGSLMNKIASSARETFLDVSGDNAIIHELECVLERIH; this is translated from the coding sequence TTGAAGGTTAAATCTCAGGTCTGCTATTTTGGTACATACGAGGAGACATATTCAAGAAACCAGATAATGATTAAGACCCTCAAAAGGATGGGGCATGAAGTAAAAGAGTGTCATATTTCATTGTGGGGAGACAAAATAGATAAAACAAGGACATTTGTTGGTGTGGCAAGTAAAATCCAATTCGTCTTAAGGCTAATGTCTATCTATCCAAGGCTTTTTATTAAATATCTGTTTATTGGTCATCACGATATCATATTTGTAGGTTATTTTGGTCACCTTGATATATTTTTCATAAAATTATTCTCAATATTTAATAAAAAGAAGATTGTCTTTGATACGTTTCTTTCACTTTATGATACGATGGTATGTGACAGGGAGATGTTAAAAGTGGGTTCTTTTTCTGCCAGGGTTGTTTACTCGCTTGATAAATATTCCTGTAAACTTGCGGATGTTGTTATCCTGGATACATACGCGCATATTGATTATTTTAATAATACGTTCGGTACCCCCAGAGAAAAAATGGCCAGGATATTTGCCGGAGCTGATACTGAGATATTTTCCCCTGGAGTTCAAAGAAAGCAAAATGGAAAATTTAATGTACTATTCATGGGTAAATATACACCATTGCATGGTATTGAATTTATTGTCAAAGCCGCAGAGATAATGAAAGATGATACGGGTATACAATTTACTTTCATTGGTAAGGGTCAGCTTTATCAAAAAATAAGAGGTATGGTAGTGGACGCGCAACTTGATAATATACATTTTATAGAGTGGGTAAAATATGAGGAATTACCTCAATACATTGCAAATACTGATGTATGTTTAGGGATATTTTCAGATTCACTGAAGGCGTCAAGAGTTATCCCTAATAAGGTTTTTCAGTACATGGCTATGGGTAAGGCTATCATTACTGCCAGAACACCAGGTATCGTTGAAGGTCTGAAAAATGGTGAAAATGCGTTGTTATGTAACCCTGCCGACCCTCAAGACCTATCCAGGGCCATTATCAGGCTGAAAGAAGATGGATCATTAATGAACAAAATTGCGTCCAGTGCAAGGGAAACATTTCTTGATGTATCAGGAGATAATGCAATTATTCATGAGCTTGAATGTGTCCTGGAGAGAATACATTAA
- a CDS encoding O-antigen ligase family protein, translating to MMENNSNIKKLFSPEKSFTYTLLIVLLVFGSFRPDRLMPGGRVLIHFPTLILFVLLICYIKEPRKLVGNLQTKFFFAFMALMIIQVPFARNTGVSIAVIRGFVIFTIIGYLFKVQFVNNHYKIVKYIKLYVILSIFIAFLGLARGLVNLPTISDENDFALLMNILIPFGYFLAQEATDIRKKIFYYSCVGLYVLGNVASFSRGGFVGLLGVGLYIFYRSKNKVTLIFIVVFMIVLMSAFASQEYWDEMATITGQVESQSGDTGQERFDSWLGGWRMFLDHPIIGVGAQNFGMWIQDYFPIEEKAYRMWGRVAHSLYFTLLPEMGIVGTIFFFGMIWGNYKDQRYLSTLETKKGALLAATNLTEEEKESISKGIRTLHFLSLAYGGAMVAYLVTGIFISVLWYGYFWMLTSFYVITSNVARNIEEQIKNNSKTLKPENSIYMAYGKFDQVS from the coding sequence ATGATGGAAAATAATTCAAATATAAAAAAACTTTTCTCTCCTGAGAAAAGTTTTACCTATACGCTATTAATTGTACTCCTGGTTTTCGGATCTTTTCGACCTGACAGGCTGATGCCAGGGGGAAGGGTGTTGATCCATTTCCCTACCTTGATTTTGTTTGTTCTGTTAATCTGCTATATAAAAGAACCACGCAAGTTAGTTGGTAATTTACAGACAAAATTCTTTTTTGCGTTTATGGCATTGATGATCATTCAAGTGCCGTTTGCAAGAAATACAGGCGTTTCTATTGCGGTAATAAGAGGTTTCGTGATTTTTACCATAATAGGGTATCTCTTCAAGGTACAATTTGTTAATAATCATTATAAAATAGTTAAATACATAAAGTTGTATGTTATTTTAAGTATTTTCATCGCTTTTTTAGGATTAGCCAGGGGCCTTGTAAACTTGCCAACGATAAGTGATGAAAATGACTTTGCACTATTAATGAATATCCTTATTCCATTTGGATATTTTCTTGCACAGGAGGCAACGGATATAAGGAAGAAAATATTTTATTATTCTTGTGTAGGATTATATGTTTTAGGGAATGTCGCGTCCTTCTCCAGAGGTGGTTTTGTGGGACTGCTAGGCGTGGGGCTTTATATATTTTACAGGAGTAAAAATAAGGTAACATTAATTTTCATAGTGGTATTCATGATTGTACTGATGTCTGCGTTTGCCAGTCAGGAATACTGGGATGAGATGGCTACTATCACAGGACAAGTGGAATCGCAGAGTGGTGATACTGGACAGGAGCGTTTTGATAGTTGGTTGGGTGGGTGGAGAATGTTTCTGGATCACCCAATAATTGGCGTTGGAGCACAAAACTTTGGAATGTGGATTCAAGATTATTTTCCAATAGAAGAGAAAGCTTATAGAATGTGGGGAAGGGTTGCCCATTCTCTGTACTTTACACTGTTACCTGAAATGGGTATTGTCGGAACAATATTTTTTTTCGGAATGATTTGGGGAAATTATAAAGACCAGCGTTATCTCTCGACCCTTGAAACAAAAAAGGGGGCGCTACTGGCAGCTACAAATCTTACTGAAGAAGAGAAAGAGAGTATTTCCAAAGGGATACGAACACTTCACTTTCTTTCACTTGCGTATGGTGGAGCAATGGTTGCGTATCTGGTTACAGGCATTTTTATCTCTGTTCTGTGGTATGGGTATTTCTGGATGCTTACGTCATTTTATGTTATTACCTCAAATGTGGCACGAAACATTGAAGAACAAATTAAAAACAATAGTAAAACGTTAAAACCAGAGAATTCAATTTATATGGCTTATGGCAAATTTGACCAGGTATCCTGA
- a CDS encoding lysylphosphatidylglycerol synthase transmembrane domain-containing protein, protein MNEKMIAILAPYKRHIKNLFGVFASLTGFVILYLLVRRAGFSNLLNTFLHLSPVYLFLGIFCWILNLLTGTYRFKSFCDIKIPFLRLYNIYLYGVILNYASAIQGLGIGAKVGLLKLNKVKVSKTTASIGLEIIYDILFAGMVFIVFAIKYYDQVGSKIAGASRFLIPGICIVIVLIAGLIFFRGNSFIQSFISHFAGAFKMPQAIYNFLITSTIWILGSLLMYFLVLATGSYISLQNILFATTAAFILGLISFVPGGLGVRDAISAFVLHLSGLEAEMAISITLINRVIGICTVLVILTMINLAKKLIPAKAKHDI, encoded by the coding sequence ATGAATGAAAAAATGATCGCAATTCTTGCGCCATACAAGAGACACATAAAAAACTTATTTGGTGTGTTTGCCAGTCTGACTGGATTTGTCATCCTGTATTTACTGGTAAGAAGGGCAGGATTTAGTAATCTTTTAAATACCTTTCTGCATCTTAGCCCTGTGTACCTGTTTCTGGGAATATTTTGTTGGATATTGAATCTGTTAACAGGAACATACCGTTTTAAGAGCTTTTGTGATATTAAGATACCATTCCTGAGATTATATAATATATACCTGTATGGTGTCATCCTCAATTATGCTTCTGCGATCCAGGGGCTTGGTATCGGGGCAAAAGTTGGACTATTAAAGTTAAACAAAGTAAAGGTGTCAAAGACCACTGCATCCATCGGTCTGGAGATTATCTATGATATACTTTTTGCCGGTATGGTTTTTATTGTGTTTGCAATAAAGTATTATGATCAGGTGGGAAGCAAAATTGCAGGTGCTTCCAGGTTCCTGATTCCAGGGATATGTATCGTGATTGTGCTTATTGCAGGTCTCATTTTTTTTCGAGGGAACAGTTTCATCCAGAGTTTTATTAGTCATTTTGCAGGCGCTTTTAAAATGCCGCAGGCTATATACAACTTTTTAATTACCTCTACAATATGGATCCTGGGAAGCTTACTTATGTACTTTTTAGTGCTGGCAACGGGGAGTTACATCAGTTTGCAGAATATACTTTTTGCGACAACTGCAGCATTTATTTTAGGTTTAATAAGTTTTGTTCCCGGAGGTCTTGGAGTAAGAGACGCTATATCCGCATTTGTATTGCATCTATCAGGACTGGAAGCCGAAATGGCGATTTCGATAACACTTATTAATAGAGTTATTGGTATTTGCACTGTTCTGGTCATTCTTACGATGATTAATTTAGCCAAAAAACTGATACCAGCAAAAGCTAAACATGATATATGA
- a CDS encoding ArnT family glycosyltransferase — translation MALFVRLWGIWNVSTTDEYNEVIEGLRVCSGHINLERWIKRFYLYILSVEYAVYYILWSVFNSFSGPMEFAEKIVRNMGPLFTLGRLTSVVAGTLTVGVLFKTGYKFFDRKVAVVASILLAITPFHVDLSQQVKVDAVLGLMVVSTLYYILKLMHGSNVSKWDYGWCGFFMALAIQTKINSILLFIPFLITVSFGYKMVKERIFNFSKFFIMFFIIGFILGNPPILIAPVKFVKSIMGLGNVYTTGVNVVPNDIIGFLAYPLYYFRSMGMVISILTILSIIYVLVHRKKRQIVILSFIVSFYILMGASKNLVAYYYLIPVVPFIFILVGEFLSDMHTRFVQNSGPVCTKKLILTLFIFFALIKPAINVVSHGISLSGKNTRYLARDWIEANIPPGSKILMDSGKSINSFAPPIAENRESMERTLKKARGNVNEGKIIHGMVDKNALIYYELLLKTVPVISYDITSTMFGLDVEDIGYYKKNEYEYIILSSGMLKDRTSEFFRKQNSRVASFYKSVYSEKGVTLIKTISPTTYNQGDTFFIYKL, via the coding sequence ATGGCATTGTTTGTACGCCTCTGGGGGATATGGAATGTTAGTACAACCGATGAATATAATGAAGTAATTGAAGGGCTCAGGGTTTGTTCCGGACATATTAATCTGGAACGCTGGATAAAGCGTTTTTATCTCTATATACTTTCTGTAGAATACGCGGTGTATTATATTCTCTGGTCGGTATTTAATTCTTTCTCCGGCCCGATGGAGTTTGCGGAGAAAATAGTCAGAAATATGGGTCCTCTATTTACACTGGGTCGTTTAACAAGCGTAGTTGCAGGCACCTTGACAGTAGGTGTTTTATTTAAAACAGGGTATAAGTTTTTTGATAGAAAGGTCGCGGTTGTTGCGTCAATATTGTTGGCAATAACGCCGTTTCACGTTGATCTTTCACAACAAGTCAAAGTTGATGCGGTGCTGGGTCTTATGGTTGTTTCAACACTCTACTATATCTTGAAGCTTATGCACGGGAGCAATGTAAGTAAGTGGGATTATGGCTGGTGTGGGTTCTTTATGGCCCTGGCAATTCAAACAAAGATTAATTCAATATTATTGTTTATACCATTCTTAATTACCGTTTCTTTTGGTTACAAAATGGTGAAGGAGAGGATTTTTAACTTCTCAAAATTTTTTATTATGTTTTTTATTATTGGTTTTATCCTTGGTAATCCTCCAATATTGATTGCTCCTGTGAAATTTGTGAAGAGTATTATGGGACTAGGTAACGTCTACACAACTGGAGTCAATGTTGTACCCAATGATATCATAGGGTTTCTGGCTTATCCCCTCTATTATTTCCGCAGTATGGGAATGGTAATCTCCATTTTAACAATACTTTCTATTATCTATGTTCTAGTCCATCGGAAAAAGCGGCAGATTGTAATACTCTCATTTATTGTCAGCTTCTATATTTTGATGGGTGCATCGAAAAACCTGGTCGCATACTATTATTTGATCCCTGTTGTACCATTTATATTTATTCTAGTTGGAGAATTTCTCAGTGACATGCATACAAGATTTGTACAAAACAGTGGGCCAGTTTGTACGAAGAAGTTAATACTTACTCTGTTTATATTTTTTGCGTTAATCAAACCCGCTATTAATGTTGTCTCTCATGGGATTTCTTTGAGTGGTAAAAATACAAGGTATCTTGCCAGGGACTGGATAGAAGCCAACATACCTCCCGGTAGTAAAATTCTGATGGATTCAGGAAAGTCTATCAATTCATTTGCCCCTCCAATTGCGGAAAATAGAGAAAGCATGGAAAGGACATTAAAAAAGGCAAGAGGAAATGTTAATGAAGGAAAGATTATTCATGGGATGGTTGATAAGAACGCGTTAATTTACTATGAATTATTATTAAAGACTGTTCCTGTAATCTCATATGATATTACCTCCACAATGTTTGGTCTGGATGTGGAGGATATTGGGTATTATAAAAAAAATGAGTACGAATATATTATTTTGAGTAGTGGTATGCTGAAAGACAGGACATCAGAATTCTTTAGAAAACAAAACTCCAGAGTTGCTTCATTTTACAAGTCAGTGTATTCTGAAAAAGGCGTTACTTTGATAAAAACAATCTCTCCGACTACATATAATCAAGGTGATACCTTCTTCATATACAAATTATGA
- a CDS encoding glycosyltransferase family 4 protein, which yields MSEQKVCNLIYRYYPIIGGAENQAILLLPRLQHYGFTPFVVTRKFLKEHEVSEMKDGYSIYRVPAIGKELTGHISYTISTLLLLWKRRRGFSIVHVHGSVGMGLIGLFIATVLRKKIIIKVSEDQKIGRIMRKWYGPVVLSLFNNIDRVVCISDKIYNDLVKIGFNKKKVAFIPNGVDSDKFSPPDNKMVLRNEYKLDPDCFTVIFCGRLVRRKGLDILLRAWLCFIHDHPQSRLIVIGSDSLQSEGVETESKRFVAEHNMTEQVHFLGIQRQVDKFLKCADLFVFPARNEGEGLSNILLEAMACGLPVIASDIDANRQLLVDGANGLLYPPEDYKRLLSKILLLRCDNQMSQEMGENARKTILAGYNIDSVTNQYVKLYNTLNI from the coding sequence ATGTCAGAACAGAAAGTATGTAATCTGATATACAGATATTATCCCATTATTGGTGGGGCGGAGAACCAGGCCATACTCCTTCTGCCACGACTTCAACATTACGGTTTTACCCCTTTTGTCGTTACCCGTAAATTTTTAAAAGAGCACGAAGTTTCAGAAATGAAAGATGGTTATAGTATATACCGTGTGCCGGCTATAGGAAAAGAACTGACAGGTCACATTTCATATACGATATCAACTCTGCTTTTATTGTGGAAAAGAAGGAGAGGGTTCAGCATCGTCCATGTACACGGTTCTGTTGGGATGGGGCTGATCGGGCTGTTTATTGCCACAGTTTTAAGAAAGAAAATTATTATTAAGGTATCTGAGGATCAGAAGATAGGCCGTATTATGAGGAAATGGTACGGTCCTGTTGTGCTCAGTTTATTTAATAACATAGACCGTGTAGTCTGTATCAGTGATAAGATATATAATGATCTTGTGAAGATTGGTTTTAATAAGAAGAAAGTAGCTTTTATTCCTAACGGGGTTGATTCTGATAAATTTAGTCCACCCGACAACAAGATGGTATTGAGAAATGAATATAAACTGGATCCGGATTGTTTTACAGTAATCTTCTGCGGCAGGTTGGTAAGGAGAAAAGGGTTGGATATCTTATTAAGGGCATGGTTGTGTTTTATACATGACCACCCGCAAAGTCGGCTGATTGTTATAGGCTCGGATTCCCTTCAATCAGAGGGTGTAGAGACTGAGTCTAAGAGGTTTGTTGCAGAACATAATATGACTGAACAGGTTCATTTCCTGGGTATACAGAGGCAAGTTGACAAATTCTTGAAATGTGCCGATTTGTTTGTTTTTCCAGCACGTAATGAAGGCGAAGGACTCTCCAATATATTACTTGAAGCAATGGCCTGTGGACTGCCGGTGATTGCTTCAGATATTGATGCAAACCGTCAGTTACTGGTTGATGGCGCTAACGGATTGCTTTATCCTCCGGAAGACTACAAACGCCTTCTTTCAAAAATACTACTTCTCCGTTGTGATAATCAAATGTCTCAAGAAATGGGTGAGAATGCGCGTAAAACTATTTTAGCTGGTTATAATATTGATTCAGTAACAAACCAATATGTTAAACTATATAATACTTTAAATATATAA
- a CDS encoding class I SAM-dependent methyltransferase, which translates to MKRLTKINHWDNVHTDNKNHFLQNIGDKLNETKYFKSYTFSAFDRLCRKYLPNLFNLKILEVGSAPGRRLLYMHKIFEYEPYGVEYSADGVNSNKEYFRKNNLNPNNVIHADFFDPAFQNSYKSSFNIVSSFGFIEHFDDPSRAVKYHLNLLKKSGLILITVPNLRGLNYYVQTILNKSVIKKHNLEIMELQRFRSLFMMESIDEVYCDYYGTYNFATFNVKPGSIMVYVKYILLCLQMVLNPLMHVFLRNRGLDSPLWSPYLIFIGKKK; encoded by the coding sequence ATGAAACGTCTTACAAAAATTAACCACTGGGATAATGTTCATACAGATAATAAAAATCACTTTCTGCAGAATATAGGTGATAAACTGAATGAAACAAAATATTTCAAAAGCTATACCTTTTCAGCTTTTGACAGATTGTGCCGAAAGTATTTGCCAAATCTATTTAACTTAAAGATTCTGGAAGTTGGCAGTGCCCCTGGCAGGAGACTTTTATATATGCACAAAATTTTTGAATATGAACCTTATGGAGTAGAGTACTCTGCGGACGGTGTAAATTCAAATAAGGAGTACTTCAGAAAAAATAATTTAAATCCCAATAACGTGATCCATGCGGATTTTTTTGATCCGGCTTTTCAGAATTCATACAAATCGTCTTTTAATATTGTTTCATCTTTTGGTTTTATTGAGCATTTTGATGATCCATCAAGAGCAGTTAAATATCACCTGAATCTTCTAAAAAAATCAGGATTGATTCTGATAACAGTGCCAAACCTGAGAGGACTCAATTATTATGTTCAGACCATTCTGAATAAAAGTGTAATTAAAAAGCACAATTTAGAAATCATGGAGCTCCAAAGATTTCGATCACTGTTTATGATGGAGTCTATAGATGAAGTTTATTGTGATTATTATGGAACGTATAATTTTGCAACATTCAACGTTAAACCCGGATCAATTATGGTATATGTAAAATATATCCTTCTATGCCTTCAAATGGTGTTGAATCCTTTGATGCATGTTTTTTTAAGAAACAGGGGATTAGACAGCCCTTTATGGAGTCCTTATTTAATCTTTATTGGGAAAAAAAAATAG